The DNA window TCTATCGCTATAACATCAGATGAAACACTTTTAACTATACCAGCTACTGCTGCCATCTTTATTCCTTATTTTTATTTGTCGGTATTTTAGTATATTTAATTACTTTTGTATATTGTACTATGGTACAAGGTGGCGATAATTCCAAATCATTCAGATTTTGTGATTAAAATATATCCGCTCTCGCTGATATTTTTAAATTTCACACCAAGCTCACGCTTTAGACGAAGTATCACATTTTGGATAGCCGCCTTGCTAACATCGCTTTCATAGACAAATTCTTCTATCATCTCATAAGTAACTAGCTTATTTAGATTATAAGCAAAGAGCCAAAATATCTTATTTTGTAAAAAGCTAAGATAAATTTCAATGCCGTTTTTATAAATTTTCTCTCTTTTTAAATTTATACTCACCTCATCGCTTAAATAAACTAGCTTTTCATCTCGTTCAAAACTTAAACTAATAAGCATTGATCTAAGATCCTTCATATCAATAGGCTTTTTTAAAAAAAGCATCGCCCCTTCCTCCATGCTTTTTATCAAATTTTCATCGCTATCATAAGAGGTAAAGACGATAAATTTTTGGTGCGGTTTTGTGCGCTTCATCTCATTCATCATTTCAAAGCCATTAAGCACTGGCATGTGAATATCGCTCATCACGATATCAAAGCCTTGCTTTTTAAATTTCTCCACGCCATCTTGTCCATTGCAAGCACCAATTACCTGCTCGCAATAAGGCTTAAGCCCGCTAATAATAAGCTCTCTTGCCATATCGTCATCTTCGACTACCAAGACGGATGTCTTTTTTAAAATTTCTAA is part of the Campylobacter concisus genome and encodes:
- a CDS encoding response regulator transcription factor, whose translation is MQEVLEILKKTSVLVVEDDDMARELIISGLKPYCEQVIGACNGQDGVEKFKKQGFDIVMSDIHMPVLNGFEMMNEMKRTKPHQKFIVFTSYDSDENLIKSMEEGAMLFLKKPIDMKDLRSMLISLSFERDEKLVYLSDEVSINLKREKIYKNGIEIYLSFLQNKIFWLFAYNLNKLVTYEMIEEFVYESDVSKAAIQNVILRLKRELGVKFKNISESGYILITKSE